Proteins encoded within one genomic window of Aspergillus nidulans FGSC A4 chromosome VII:
- the efm7 gene encoding S-adenosylmethionine-dependent methyltransferase efm7 (transcript_id=CADANIAT00009225) has product MADDFDTGDMFKDPEGFYPPEKEPTFAEHRMLSGQLFPNWLMVFGTNISMEGNMLWNAGRISSEYIETHAPTLIAGKDVLEIGAAAGVPSIVSAIMGARTTVMTDYPDPDLVDNMRQNADASASMIPTDPPSSLHVTGYKWGSDVEPLKAYLPEESRADGFDVLIMADVVYSHREHGNLVKTMQETLKRQKDAVALVIFTPYEPWLLPQTERFFPLAEQGGFTVTKVFEKLTEKLLFENDPGDERLRRTVFGYELRWKDELR; this is encoded by the exons ATGGCAGACGACTTTGATACAGGGGATATGTTCAAGGACCCAGAGGGCTTCTATCCGCCTGAAAAAGAACCTACTTTTGCAGAGCACAGGATGCTCTCAGGCCAG CTATTCCCGAATTGGCTCATGGTTTTTGGCACTAACATCTCTATGGAGGGAAATATGCTCTGGAATGCCGGCCGCATAAGTTCAGAATATATCGAGACGCACGCCCCCACACTCATCGCTGGAAAGGACGTCCTCGAAATCGGCGCTGCGGCGGGAGTGCCCAGCATTGTCAGCGCAATTATGGGCGCCCGGACCACTGTGATGACCGACTACCCCGATCCGGATCTCGTCGATAACATGCGCCAGAACGCCGATGCCTCGGCGTCGATGATACCTACCGACCCGCCGTCGTCGCTTCACGTCACAGGTTACAAATGGGGCAGTGATGTTGAGCCGCTCAAAGCGTATTTACCTGAGGAGTCGAGGGCCGATGGGTTTGATGTGCTCATCATGGCGGACGTCGTGTACAGCCATCGCGAACACGGGAATTTGGTAAAAACGATGCAGGAGACACTGAAGCGACAAAAGGACGCTGTTGCACTGGTCATTTTCACGCCGTATGAGCCTTGGCTGCTGCCGCAGACCGAGAGGTTCTTTCCTCTCGCTGAGCAGGGTGGATTCACGGTGACGAAGGTGTTTGAGAAGCTGACGGAGAAGCTCTTGTTTGAGAATGATCCTGGG GATGAGAGATTGCGAAGAACAGTCTTTGGTTACGAGCTTCGATGGAAGGATGAATTACGATAG
- a CDS encoding uncharacterized protein (transcript_id=CADANIAT00009226) has product MNNPAGATLTFSSNPQPSTSNTLGTPAAMQMQMQAQSQSQPVTSQQPQQVPVHQDTQTSHPAQYPHQIHGNGGPTATAPFLRDFSLVAEAAKRAQIAIVTRDLEGVSL; this is encoded by the coding sequence ATGAACAACCCAGCAGGTGCAACCCTCACATTTTCCTCAAATCCCCAGCCCTCGACTTCGAACACCCTAGGCACGCCCGCGGCCATGCAAATGCAAATGCAAGCTCAGAGCCAGTCCCAACCGGTGACCAGCCAGCAGCCGCAACAAGTTCCAGTCCATCAGGACACGCAGACATCACACCCGGCGCAATATCCGCACCAAATTCATGGAAATGGCGGGCCTACTGCCACAGCACCCTTCCTGCGAGACTTTAGTTTAGTCGCCGAGGCTGCGAAACGGGCGCAGATAGCCATTGTGACCAGAGACCTCGAGGGAGTTTCATTATAA
- a CDS encoding uncharacterized protein (transcript_id=CADANIAT00009227) gives MLPSASSNSSQSSFDSPISQYPPQQHAWFPAPVPSMPRRRELPKFPRFYSTPLDQDHPDSTPLNIYGLEEREPSIAERPRRFLRFSRALDDIKEDFTSQPNPRNTAEAIRARRQSTFSSFFFDNNSNPTLSSVGPASASASVFHSSGASVASGAGSISPDSDSASSAGARPFPPPPPIPESSTQRPTLGRRLSRRLSRLSFSQRRASYRAGSASISQPNLIGSSNQL, from the coding sequence ATGCTGCCCTCGGCCTCATCGAACTCGTCGCAGTCCTCTTTCGACAGCCCCATCAGCCAGTATCCGCCTCAGCAACATGCCTGGTTCCCGGCTCCCGTCCCGTCCATGCCACGCCGCAGAGAGCTGCCCAAATTCCCACGCTTCTACTCAACGCCGCTAGACCAAGACCACCCCGACTCAACACCGCTGAATATCTACGGCCTCGAAGAACGCGAGCCCTCGATTGCCGAACGGCCTCGccgcttcctccgcttctcccGCGccctcgacgatatcaaaGAAGATTTCACCTCGCAACCGAACCCGCGTAACACCGCCGAGGCCATCCGCGCCCGCCGTCAGTCTAcgttctcgtccttctttTTCGACAACAATTCAAACCCTACACTGAGCAGCGTCGGTCCAGCGTCCGCTTCGGCAAGCGTTTTCCATTCGTCGGGCGCTAGCGTTGCGTCGGGAGCCGGCTCGATCAGCCCGGATAGTGACAGTGCTAGCTCTGCAGGTGCTCGGCCGtttccgccgccgccgccaatcCCCGAGAGCTCGACACAGCGTCCGACCCTAGGGAGGCGGCTAAGCCGCCGGCTTTCGCGCCTGAGCTTTTCTCAACGCAGGGCCAGCTACCGCGCTGGGAGTGCCAGCATCTCCCAGCCAAATCTGATCGGGAGCAGTAACCAGCTCTAG